Proteins found in one Pontibacter sp. SGAir0037 genomic segment:
- a CDS encoding glycosyltransferase family 2 protein, producing the protein MPKPLVSIVSINYNQAQVTCEMVFSLRKITYPNIEIIVVDNASPSEAPDLIEEQCPEVKLIRSSVNLGYAGGNNLGVMQAKGEYILFLNNDTEVEPGFLEPLVDLFEHNAKAGVASPKIIYHNTDSMIQYAGSHGINAWTGRSITIGQFEKDKGQHNVSRATALADGAAMMVPMRVIQQVGLMPELYFLYYEELDWCEIMKRAGYSCHYVADSTIYHKESVSVGKFSVLKTYYMNRNRLLFIRRNMSGWKRWSSALVFLLAALPKKVLTHGARQEWKHLKALQQGLWWHLANNAACEPKKLKPTQPSVSEELALNQL; encoded by the coding sequence ATGCCTAAACCATTAGTGTCTATTGTATCCATCAACTACAACCAGGCGCAGGTAACCTGTGAAATGGTGTTCTCCTTACGAAAGATCACTTACCCTAACATAGAAATAATTGTGGTGGATAATGCTTCTCCTTCCGAAGCTCCCGATCTAATTGAAGAGCAGTGCCCGGAGGTAAAGCTGATCAGGTCTTCAGTTAACCTGGGCTATGCAGGAGGAAACAATTTAGGGGTGATGCAGGCAAAAGGAGAGTATATTCTTTTCCTGAACAACGATACAGAAGTGGAGCCCGGCTTCCTGGAGCCGTTGGTTGACTTGTTCGAGCATAATGCCAAAGCCGGTGTAGCGTCACCTAAAATCATTTATCACAACACCGATAGCATGATCCAGTATGCCGGTTCGCATGGCATTAACGCCTGGACCGGACGCAGCATAACCATTGGCCAGTTCGAAAAAGACAAAGGGCAGCATAACGTTTCCAGGGCAACAGCGCTTGCCGACGGAGCCGCCATGATGGTGCCTATGCGGGTGATACAGCAGGTAGGCCTGATGCCGGAGCTATACTTTCTGTATTACGAAGAGCTGGACTGGTGCGAGATAATGAAACGTGCCGGTTACAGTTGCCATTACGTAGCCGACTCTACCATATACCATAAAGAATCTGTTTCTGTAGGCAAATTTTCTGTGCTGAAAACTTATTACATGAACAGAAACCGTTTATTGTTCATCCGAAGGAACATGAGTGGCTGGAAACGCTGGAGCAGCGCATTGGTCTTTCTGCTGGCTGCTTTGCCTAAAAAGGTTCTGACCCATGGCGCCCGGCAGGAATGGAAACACCTGAAGGCTTTACAGCAAGGCCTGTGGTGGCACCTGGCCAACAACGCTGCCTGCGAACCCAAAAAACTGAAGCCAACCCAACCCTCTGTTTCAGAAGAGTTGGCACTTAATCAACTGTAA
- a CDS encoding O-antigen ligase, translating to MRFTLSSSYSQYKVWYLLAGSIAAIVIGWSIAQVGFLVPALLVAMAISIPFVISVFNQPRLGFITLVAYCFLFFIIAREIPSFPFGIVIDLLLVTLWVAVIFNHHKFNWKNIRNDLCLLTLIWFGFNLLQIANPAGASILGWVQESRSSAFYWAFTVPLGFLLFNKKADLNLFLYLIIGLSVLGAINGLKQLHIGMTPGEQEFLLANAKTHLIWGKLRVFSFYSDAGQFGASQAHIALIAIILAFGPFATWKRVLLLMAAGILITGMFISGTRGALFALAVGIAFSLLISKNIKVFILGSAIALGGFFVLKYTHIGDSNYNIYRMRTALDPQDASLNVRLTNQKILRDYLASRPFGGGVGVLGAWGNKYNSDKFLSTIPPDSYWVKVWAMYGIVGFIIWFGIMLYILGKCCGIVWNIQDKSLKIKLLALTSGAAGILFCSYGNEVINFMPSSIVVYISWVFVYLGPKLDSKVSPSELPESYA from the coding sequence ATGAGATTCACCCTTAGTTCCTCTTACTCACAATACAAGGTATGGTACCTGCTGGCAGGTAGTATAGCTGCTATTGTAATAGGCTGGTCTATCGCTCAGGTTGGCTTTCTGGTACCTGCTTTGCTGGTGGCAATGGCCATTTCCATACCCTTTGTGATCTCTGTTTTCAACCAGCCCAGGCTGGGCTTTATTACCCTGGTAGCGTATTGTTTCCTGTTTTTTATAATTGCGCGGGAAATTCCAAGCTTTCCGTTTGGTATAGTTATCGATTTGCTGCTGGTGACATTATGGGTAGCCGTTATATTTAACCACCATAAGTTTAACTGGAAAAATATCCGCAACGACCTGTGCCTGCTAACGCTGATCTGGTTCGGCTTTAATCTGCTGCAGATAGCGAATCCGGCTGGTGCCAGTATACTGGGCTGGGTGCAGGAATCCAGGAGCAGCGCCTTTTACTGGGCATTTACAGTGCCGCTGGGGTTTCTTTTGTTCAATAAAAAAGCAGACCTGAACCTGTTCCTGTACCTGATTATCGGCTTGTCGGTATTGGGTGCTATAAATGGGCTAAAGCAGCTCCATATTGGCATGACACCCGGTGAGCAGGAGTTCCTGCTGGCGAATGCCAAAACGCACCTGATCTGGGGCAAACTAAGGGTGTTTTCCTTTTACAGCGATGCCGGACAGTTTGGTGCTTCACAGGCGCATATAGCGCTTATAGCCATTATACTGGCCTTCGGACCATTTGCTACCTGGAAAAGAGTGCTACTGCTGATGGCTGCGGGAATTCTAATCACGGGCATGTTTATTTCCGGCACGCGCGGAGCTCTTTTTGCCCTGGCGGTGGGAATAGCCTTTTCCCTGCTGATCAGCAAAAACATCAAGGTGTTTATTTTAGGTTCTGCTATTGCGTTGGGTGGTTTTTTCGTGTTAAAGTATACCCACATCGGCGATAGTAACTACAACATCTACCGCATGCGCACGGCCCTGGATCCGCAGGACGCTTCTTTGAATGTAAGGCTAACGAACCAGAAAATACTGCGGGATTACCTGGCCTCCCGTCCGTTCGGCGGAGGCGTGGGTGTGCTTGGTGCATGGGGTAATAAATATAATAGCGATAAGTTTCTCTCTACCATTCCGCCCGATAGTTACTGGGTAAAAGTGTGGGCCATGTACGGCATTGTAGGATTTATCATCTGGTTTGGAATTATGTTATACATCCTGGGGAAATGCTGTGGCATTGTCTGGAACATACAGGATAAGAGCTTAAAAATAAAGCTCCTGGCACTAACCTCAGGGGCTGCGGGAATACTTTTTTGTAGCTACGGAAATGAGGTGATCAATTTCATGCCCTCTTCAATTGTGGTATATATCTCGTGGGTTTTCGTATACCTCGGCCCGAAATTAGACTCAAAAGTTTCACCTTCAGAATTACCGGAATCTTATGCCTAA
- a CDS encoding TolC family protein has product MKKTLLYLLFIFHMPLAFGQTQPQTQTTSPTQTKQDPNWQVRLFTQHIALPKLIDAAIKRSAEVKVLETEKQIAVEDLKLTKKNIFSAVSLVSGYNYGTLPYFGTNQAEVNQINAFALDARAQYTVGVNINLPLDVALGRRTSGSSVLRQKLMLQQAEASKGVQEDKIRQDVIKLYQELVLAKSVLQHYQDALQSADITKKITEKQFRDGNVKFEEQLAAIKFYNEAVLEQEEAKNAYQTALLLMEEMIGMTLNELMNQ; this is encoded by the coding sequence ATGAAGAAAACCCTACTTTACCTGTTATTTATTTTCCACATGCCGTTAGCGTTTGGGCAAACACAGCCTCAAACTCAAACTACATCTCCAACTCAGACAAAGCAAGATCCTAACTGGCAGGTGAGATTATTTACGCAGCATATAGCCCTTCCAAAGCTTATAGATGCTGCCATTAAGCGTTCGGCCGAGGTAAAAGTGCTTGAAACGGAGAAGCAGATTGCTGTGGAAGATCTGAAGCTAACCAAGAAAAACATCTTTAGCGCGGTTTCCCTCGTATCGGGCTACAATTACGGCACGCTTCCCTACTTTGGCACCAATCAGGCAGAAGTAAACCAGATAAACGCCTTTGCCCTGGATGCCCGGGCGCAGTATACGGTTGGCGTTAATATAAATCTCCCGCTGGATGTGGCTTTAGGTAGACGCACTTCGGGAAGCTCGGTGCTCCGGCAGAAGTTAATGTTACAGCAGGCCGAAGCTTCTAAAGGAGTACAGGAAGATAAGATCAGGCAGGACGTCATAAAGCTGTACCAGGAGCTGGTGCTGGCTAAATCTGTTCTGCAACACTACCAGGACGCCCTGCAGTCGGCAGATATCACCAAGAAAATAACAGAGAAGCAATTCAGAGACGGCAATGTGAAGTTTGAAGAACAACTGGCCGCCATTAAGTTCTACAACGAAGCTGTGCTGGAGCAGGAGGAGGCAAAAAACGCTTACCAGACGGCACTGCTTCTGATGGAGGAGATGATAGGAATGACATTGAATGAATTAATGAATCAATAG
- a CDS encoding sugar transferase, producing MRKKIAYLTPDSQEAMAFELEFMKELEVEHFDNPAYFLSWLEEGGKCDAILNSSNPNSPLGLNLIRAMKGGTRGMIPVYWLTPKPFSPRVQTLFLQAGVSDVFLFSPEDQEKLLMRLKFSSPQTENRVAQSLAMSYSFKMPTSKRVFDVVFAALALICLLPLFLLVALLIRLESKGPVFYYSYRVGAGYKIFKFWKFRSMRQDADKLLSSMKNLNQYQKNAGGGERVTTRASSLCASCAATGTECQRKLIDSNGSPICEDLFQQTTRAKSGAAFIKIANDPRITRIGSFIRNTSIDELPQLYNVLRGDMSLVGNRPLPLYEAEKITTDQFTARFIAPAGITGLWQVSKRGKGDMSEEERKALDVQYAESFSFKKDLQIILKTFPALFQKENV from the coding sequence ATGAGGAAGAAAATAGCCTATCTTACACCAGATTCTCAGGAAGCAATGGCTTTTGAGCTGGAGTTTATGAAAGAATTGGAAGTAGAGCATTTCGACAACCCGGCATATTTCCTGTCGTGGCTGGAAGAAGGTGGAAAGTGCGATGCTATCCTAAATTCCTCAAATCCTAATTCACCGCTTGGTCTTAACCTGATCAGGGCTATGAAGGGTGGCACAAGGGGAATGATACCGGTGTATTGGCTTACGCCAAAGCCCTTTTCGCCCCGGGTACAGACATTGTTTCTGCAGGCAGGGGTTTCGGATGTGTTTCTGTTCAGTCCGGAAGACCAGGAAAAACTGTTGATGCGCCTGAAATTCTCATCGCCACAAACAGAGAACCGTGTTGCCCAAAGCCTGGCAATGAGCTACTCCTTTAAGATGCCTACTTCCAAAAGGGTGTTTGATGTAGTGTTTGCTGCCCTGGCTTTAATATGCCTGTTGCCTTTGTTTTTACTGGTGGCCCTGCTGATCAGGCTGGAGTCGAAAGGGCCTGTCTTTTATTATTCTTACAGGGTAGGAGCGGGCTATAAAATTTTTAAGTTCTGGAAGTTCAGGTCTATGCGGCAGGATGCTGATAAGCTTTTGTCGTCTATGAAGAACCTGAACCAGTATCAGAAAAACGCTGGAGGGGGAGAAAGAGTGACTACACGGGCTTCTAGCCTGTGTGCGAGTTGTGCTGCTACCGGCACAGAATGCCAGCGTAAGCTGATCGATAGCAACGGAAGCCCGATTTGCGAAGACCTGTTTCAGCAAACAACCAGGGCAAAAAGTGGTGCTGCCTTTATAAAGATTGCCAATGATCCGCGTATTACCCGTATCGGCTCTTTTATTCGCAATACCAGTATAGATGAGCTTCCGCAGCTTTACAATGTGCTGCGCGGCGATATGTCTTTAGTAGGCAACAGACCTCTTCCGCTTTATGAAGCAGAGAAGATAACAACCGATCAGTTTACTGCCAGGTTTATTGCACCGGCTGGAATAACCGGTTTATGGCAGGTGAGCAAACGTGGCAAAGGCGATATGTCTGAAGAAGAGCGCAAAGCGCTGGATGTACAGTACGCCGAGAGCTTTTCCTTTAAAAAGGACCTGCAAATCATACTTAAAACATTTCCTGCTCTATTTCAAAAAGAAAACGTCTGA
- a CDS encoding response regulator transcription factor, translating into MKKKLKLLVVDDEPSIGLFLEHYFSKDYDVVVKLNGFEAIAWLQQGNITDGIVADYEMPLMNGLDFVKQLRASNLYKDIPLVMLSGIDQTSNKIMCLKSGADDYMVKPFNPEELDIRIKNMLKRVNI; encoded by the coding sequence ATGAAGAAGAAACTGAAGCTTTTGGTCGTTGACGATGAGCCTTCTATAGGTCTGTTTCTTGAGCACTATTTTTCGAAAGATTATGATGTAGTAGTGAAACTTAACGGATTCGAGGCGATTGCCTGGCTACAACAAGGCAATATCACAGATGGTATTGTAGCAGATTATGAAATGCCGCTTATGAACGGGCTTGATTTTGTAAAGCAGCTAAGGGCCAGTAATCTTTATAAAGACATACCGTTGGTGATGCTGTCTGGTATTGACCAGACGAGCAATAAGATCATGTGCCTGAAAAGCGGTGCCGACGATTATATGGTAAAACCTTTTAATCCGGAGGAACTCGATATCAGAATCAAGAACATGCTGAAGAGGGTAAACATATAA
- a CDS encoding Hpt domain-containing protein: MEFTRQVIDANPYPMYIKDKDGNLVIANAAYMALHRRSAASLLQDGRPVFDYASDRDLEIIATGSEVGFEEFYKLLDGSELWFYTVKSPFKSTDGSFYLLSVSSDITSLKSCIGTSDQAGAREASGGEMYRPDTTELRLLSTEANLYDYTNLGVLADDPVFVRKMQQLFIDTVPGLLDELKSACAAKEWSVLAHISHRLKSTFGNLNMLEPVEAMKEIEKTARTKQESGFERIPDLISITSDITEKVINIFKRNLQS; the protein is encoded by the coding sequence ATGGAATTTACTAGACAAGTAATAGATGCCAACCCTTATCCTATGTACATCAAGGATAAGGATGGAAATTTAGTGATCGCCAATGCAGCATATATGGCTTTGCACCGGCGTAGCGCTGCCTCGCTTCTGCAGGATGGCAGACCAGTGTTCGATTATGCATCTGACAGAGATCTGGAAATAATTGCAACTGGAAGTGAGGTTGGATTTGAGGAATTTTATAAGCTGCTGGATGGAAGCGAGCTGTGGTTCTACACCGTAAAAAGTCCTTTTAAGAGCACCGATGGCAGCTTTTACCTCTTGTCGGTTTCTTCAGATATAACTTCTCTGAAATCCTGTATAGGTACTTCGGACCAGGCAGGTGCCAGAGAGGCTTCCGGTGGCGAAATGTACAGGCCTGATACTACTGAGCTGAGATTGCTGAGCACTGAAGCCAATCTGTATGATTACACCAATTTAGGAGTACTGGCAGACGACCCTGTTTTTGTGCGGAAGATGCAGCAACTGTTTATAGATACTGTTCCCGGCTTATTGGATGAGCTGAAAAGTGCCTGTGCTGCTAAAGAATGGAGTGTTTTAGCGCATATATCGCACCGCCTTAAATCTACTTTCGGTAATTTAAATATGCTCGAACCCGTAGAGGCCATGAAGGAAATTGAGAAAACAGCCAGAACAAAACAGGAGTCCGGCTTTGAGAGAATCCCTGACCTGATCAGTATTACCTCTGATATCACTGAAAAAGTAATTAATATCTTTAAGAGAAACCTGCAATCATAA
- a CDS encoding ATP-binding protein produces MEQIWKGSDNSFAMAAGFEAPSSNMKNHAAALVAHQNHLTQVNPTIQPTDAFVSGSLPISALHYVGKPVHAKANTFTDMLPSILDNSADIQYLKVHRDTAGAAPALEQGHALWLETEKIAKMGSWGFRVDTQTFSCSENLYAILGISGEKELEGFHALLSAVTEMHRDQLVEAWNTVIVKQEELEHTVQLAGSRSETWVRFKLKPCHQNGTLEKIIGTVQDVSDIVAKENKLLAEKEYLKQALQVKSDFVSFMSHEIRTPLNAIIGFSHLLLQKDQTESEHKENLQAIHFSSQNLLGLINTTLEYSRIEAGKIELEQVSFKLKHLLMGVHRSLSLRAAEKNLGFYLNLDENIPEEVTGDPTRLMQILNNLLSNAIKFTERGKVSLTVNGVYQSDQDWVIEFVVSDTGPGIPAERQQQVFESFVQASASTHRLYGGTGLGLAITRKLVDLHKGHIQLESNPGEGSTFKVLLKYKKSFAIQPLLPQEAEETGAGLSALRHAKVLLVDDNISNTTLASKLLTSWKSDVVIAENGLEALDKASAADFDLVLMDLHMPVMNGYDAISELRQRGYQGAVVAFTANYDDAEKENVLAIGANDYLTKPFVPHELYNRLSSLLARTPVV; encoded by the coding sequence ATGGAACAGATTTGGAAGGGCAGTGATAACTCCTTCGCCATGGCGGCCGGTTTCGAGGCCCCATCTTCTAATATGAAAAATCATGCTGCTGCATTGGTAGCGCATCAGAATCATTTAACCCAGGTTAACCCGACCATACAACCAACCGATGCTTTTGTTTCAGGTTCGCTTCCTATCAGTGCGCTGCATTACGTAGGTAAACCTGTACACGCGAAGGCTAACACTTTTACAGATATGCTACCATCGATCCTGGATAATTCTGCAGATATACAATACCTTAAAGTTCATCGTGACACAGCCGGAGCTGCGCCAGCCTTGGAGCAGGGCCATGCATTATGGCTGGAGACAGAGAAAATAGCTAAAATGGGCAGCTGGGGCTTTCGTGTTGATACCCAAACTTTCTCTTGTTCTGAAAACCTCTATGCTATACTGGGTATTTCGGGCGAGAAAGAACTTGAAGGCTTTCATGCCTTGCTGTCAGCAGTAACGGAAATGCATAGAGACCAACTGGTGGAGGCATGGAACACCGTTATAGTAAAGCAGGAAGAACTGGAGCATACGGTGCAGCTAGCCGGCAGCAGAAGCGAAACATGGGTGCGGTTTAAGCTAAAGCCTTGCCACCAGAACGGTACACTCGAGAAAATCATCGGTACGGTGCAGGATGTGTCGGATATAGTTGCAAAAGAAAATAAACTCCTTGCCGAAAAGGAGTATCTAAAGCAGGCGCTACAGGTGAAGTCTGATTTCGTTTCGTTTATGAGCCATGAAATACGCACGCCCCTGAATGCAATAATAGGCTTTTCGCACCTGCTGTTACAGAAAGATCAGACAGAGAGCGAGCACAAGGAAAATCTGCAGGCAATTCATTTCTCTTCTCAAAACCTCCTGGGGCTGATCAATACAACGCTGGAATACTCCAGAATTGAGGCCGGAAAGATAGAACTTGAGCAGGTAAGCTTTAAACTGAAGCATTTGCTTATGGGGGTGCATCGCTCTTTAAGTTTAAGGGCGGCAGAGAAAAACCTCGGCTTTTACCTCAACCTGGATGAAAATATTCCGGAAGAAGTAACAGGCGACCCGACAAGACTTATGCAGATTCTGAATAACCTGTTGAGTAATGCCATTAAATTCACGGAAAGGGGCAAGGTGAGCTTAACGGTGAATGGGGTTTACCAGTCTGATCAGGACTGGGTAATTGAATTCGTGGTTTCTGACACTGGCCCGGGTATACCGGCAGAACGGCAGCAACAGGTGTTCGAAAGCTTTGTACAGGCAAGTGCCTCTACGCACAGGCTGTATGGGGGCACAGGTCTTGGGTTGGCAATTACCAGGAAGCTCGTTGATCTCCATAAAGGGCATATTCAGCTGGAAAGTAATCCCGGCGAAGGTTCCACATTTAAGGTGCTGCTAAAGTATAAGAAATCTTTTGCTATACAGCCCTTGCTACCACAGGAGGCAGAAGAAACAGGTGCAGGACTCTCTGCCTTACGCCATGCGAAAGTACTGCTCGTGGATGACAACATCTCTAATACAACTCTGGCCAGCAAATTACTGACCAGCTGGAAATCTGATGTAGTAATTGCTGAAAATGGCCTGGAAGCCTTAGATAAAGCATCTGCTGCTGATTTTGATCTTGTGCTTATGGATTTGCATATGCCCGTTATGAACGGCTATGATGCCATTAGTGAGCTTAGGCAAAGAGGCTACCAGGGCGCTGTTGTTGCCTTTACAGCTAATTACGATGATGCTGAAAAGGAAAATGTACTGGCTATTGGTGCAAACGATTATCTGACTAAACCTTTTGTTCCGCATGAATTATATAACAGGTTGTCCAGCCTTCTTGCCAGGACGCCTGTAGTATAG